From Panicum hallii strain FIL2 chromosome 2, PHallii_v3.1, whole genome shotgun sequence, a single genomic window includes:
- the LOC112880340 gene encoding bifunctional aspartokinase/homoserine dehydrogenase 2, chloroplastic isoform X2, whose translation MRGLAVASPLPPAAAAARRWTRASSSARETGSQCWKYDLTQERSLGGSLRIGQSQGSLHKHHSTNLLRPAAAISVEQDEVNTYLPKGDMWSVHKFGGTCMGTPQRIQSVADIVLGDSSERKLVIVSAMSKVTDMMYNLVHKAQSRDDSYMIALEEIFEKHMAAAKDLLDGEDLARFLSQLHSDVSNLRAMLSAIYIAGHATESFSDFVVGHGELWSAQMLSYAIKKSGAPCSWMDTREVLVVKPSGSNQVDPDYLESEKRLQKWFSRQPAEIIVATGFIASTAENIPTTLKRDGSDFSAAIIGSLVRARQVTIWTDVDGVFSADPRKVSEAVILSTLSYQEAWEMSYFGANVLHPRTIIPVMKDNIPIVIRNMFNISAPGTMICRQPANDNGDLDACVKSFATIDNLALVNVEGTGMAGVPGTSSAIFSAVKDVGANVIMISQASSEHSICFAVPEKEVAAVSAALHVKFREALAAGRLSKVEVIKGCSILAAVGLRMASTPGVSAMLFDALAKANINVRAIAQGCSEYNITVVLKQEDCVRALRAAHSRFFLSTTTLAVGIIGPGLIGGTLLNQLKDQAAVLKENMNIDLRVIGITGSSTMLLSDTGIDLTQWKELLRKEAEPADLANFVRHMSDNHVFPNKVLVDCTADTSIASHYYDWLKKGIHVITPNKKANSGPLDRYLKLRTLQRASYTHYFYEATVGAGLPIISTLRGLLETGDKILRIEGIFSGTLSYIFNNFEGTRTFSDVVAEAKEAGYTEPDPRDDLSGTDVARKVIILARESGLRLELSDIPVKSLVPEALASCSSADEFMQKLPSFDQDWAKQRSEAEAAGEVLRYVGVVDAVNQKGQVELRRYKRDHPFAQLSGSDNIIAFTTSRYKEQPLIVRGPGAGAEVTAGGVFCDILRLASSLGAPS comes from the exons ATGCGGGGCCTCGCCGTCGCAAGCCCGctccctcccgccgccgcggccgcgcgccgctGGACCCGCGCGTCCTCCTCCGCCAG GGAAACGGGCTCACAATGTTGGAAGTATGACTTAACTCAAGAACGATCTTTGGGAGGCTCCCTAAG GATAGGCCAGTCTCAAGGAAGTTTGCACAAGCATCATTCGACAAATTTGCTCAGACCAGCTGCTG CTATTTCAGTCGAACAAGATGAAGTTAATACATATCTTCCAAAAGGTGATATGTGGTCTGTGCACAAGTTTGGGGGAACCTGTATGGGAACGCCCCAAAGAATTCAGAGTGTCGCAGATATAGTGCTTGGTGATTCTTCTGAGAGAAAGCTGGTCATAGTTTCTGCAATGTCCAAAGTAACTGACATGATGTACAACCTTGTACATAAGGCTCAGTCAAGGGATGATTCATATATGATAGCACTGGAAGAAATTTTTGAGAAGCATATGGCTGCAGCAAAGGATCTTCTTGATGGGGAAGATCTTGCAAGATTTTTGTCTCAGTTGCACTCAGATGTCAGCAACTTGCGAGCAATGCTCAGTGCAATTTATATAG CTGGGCATGCGACAGAATCTTTCTCTGACTTTGTTGTCGGGCATGGAGAGTTGTGGTCCGCGCAGATGTTATCATATGCAATAAAGAAG TCTGGAGCACCATGCAGTTGGATGGATACAAGAGAAGTTCTAGTTGTAAAACCTAGTGGTTCTAATCAAGTAGACCCTGATTACTTAGAATCTGAGAAGCGGCTTCAGAAATGGTTTTCTCGACAACCAGCTGAGATAATAGTTGCTACAGGGTTCATTGCGAGTACTGCAGAAAACATACCTACGACTCTAAAAAGAGATGGAAGTGATTTCTCAGCAGCCATAATTGGTTCTCTTGTAAGGGCGCGCCAGGTCACTATCTGGACTGATGTTGATGGGGTATTTAGTGCGGATCCTAGAAAAG TTAGTGAGGCTGTGATCTTAAGCACGCTATCCTATCAGGAGGCCTGGGAAATG TCATATTTTGGCGCAAATGTGTTGCATCCACGCACCATTATACCTGTGATGAAAGACAACATCCCCATTGTTATTAGGAACATGTTCAATATCTCTGCCCCTGGAACCATGATTTGCAGGCAGCCTGCCAATGATAATGGCGATTTAGATGCTTGTGTCAAATCATTTGCTACTATTGATAACTTGGCCCTTGTCAATGTTGAAGG AACTGGAATGGCTGGTGTTCCAGGTACATCAAGTGCCATATTTAGTGCTGTCAAAGATGTTGGAGCTAATGTTATCATGATATCTCAG GCTAGCAGTGAACATTCCATATGCTTTGCTGTTCCAGAAAAGGAAGTTGCTGCAGTCTCTGCTGCCTTGCATGTTAAGTTTCGCGAGGCATTAGCAGCAGGGAGGTTATCTAAG GTTGAAGTTATTAAGGGTTGTAGcattcttgctgctgttggcttGAGGATGGCCAGCACTCCTGGAGTGAGTGCAATGCTTTTTGATGCGTTAGCAAAG GCAAACATTAATGTTCGAGCAATAGCTCAAGGGTGCAGTGAATACAATATTACTGTTGTATTGAAGCAAGAAGATTGTGTAAGGGCTCTGAGAGCTGCTCACTCAAGGTTCTTCCTCTCCACAACCACACTTGCTGTCGGAATCATTGGACCTGGTTTAATTGGTGGGACACTCCTTAACCAGCTGAAGGATCAG GCTGCTGTTCTCAAGGAAAATATGAACATTGATCTGCGTGTCATTGGAATAACTGGCTCAAGTACAATGCTTTTGAGTGACAC GGGAATAGATTTGACCCAGTGGAAAGAGCTTCTACGAAAGGAAGCAGAACCAGCTGATCTTGCTAATTTTGTTCGCCATATGTCTGATAATCATGTGTTTCCGAACAAGGTTTTGGTGGACTGCACAGCAGATACAAGTATAGCATCCCACTATTACGATTGGTTAAAGAAGGGTATTCATGTGATCACGCCGAATAAGAAAGCAAATTCTGGGCCACTTGATCGG TACCTGAAATTACGGACTCTGCAGCGTGCCTCCTACACTCATTACTTTTATGAAGCAACTGTTGGTGCTGGCCTGCCAATCATTAGCACTCTGCGAGGTCTTCTGGAGACGGGTGACAAGATACTGCGTATTGAGGGCATTTTTAG TGGAACATTGAGTTATATATTTAACAATTTTGAAGGAACAAGGACCTTTAGCGATGTTGTTGCTGAAGCCAAAGAAGCTGGATACACTGAACCTGATCCAAGGGATGATCTATCTGGAACTGATGTTGCCCGAAAG GTTATCATCTTGGCAAGGGAATCTGGTTTGAGGCTTGAACTTTCTGATATTCCCGTAAAGAGCCTTGTGCCAGAGGCACTTGCG TCATGCTCATCAGCAGATGAATTCATGCAAAAGCTACCATCCTTCGATCAGGACTGGGCCAAACAACGTAGCGAGGCAGAGGCTGCAGGCGAA GTCTTACGGTACGTCGGAGTCGTGGATGCGGTGAACCAGAAGGGACAAGTGGAGCTGCGTAGGTACAAGAGGGACCACCCGTTCGCACAGCTCTCCGGCTCCGACAACATCATCGCCTTCACCACGTCGAGGTACAAGGAGCAGCCGCTGATCGTGCGGGGGCCAGGTGCGGGCGCGGAGGTGACGGCCGGAGGCGTCTTCTGCGACATCCTGCGGTTGGCATCTTCCCTCGGCGCCCCCTCATAA
- the LOC112880340 gene encoding bifunctional aspartokinase/homoserine dehydrogenase 2, chloroplastic isoform X1 — translation MRGLAVASPLPPAAAAARRWTRASSSARETGSQCWKYDLTQERSLGGSLRIGQSQGSLHKHHSTNLLRPAAAAISVEQDEVNTYLPKGDMWSVHKFGGTCMGTPQRIQSVADIVLGDSSERKLVIVSAMSKVTDMMYNLVHKAQSRDDSYMIALEEIFEKHMAAAKDLLDGEDLARFLSQLHSDVSNLRAMLSAIYIAGHATESFSDFVVGHGELWSAQMLSYAIKKSGAPCSWMDTREVLVVKPSGSNQVDPDYLESEKRLQKWFSRQPAEIIVATGFIASTAENIPTTLKRDGSDFSAAIIGSLVRARQVTIWTDVDGVFSADPRKVSEAVILSTLSYQEAWEMSYFGANVLHPRTIIPVMKDNIPIVIRNMFNISAPGTMICRQPANDNGDLDACVKSFATIDNLALVNVEGTGMAGVPGTSSAIFSAVKDVGANVIMISQASSEHSICFAVPEKEVAAVSAALHVKFREALAAGRLSKVEVIKGCSILAAVGLRMASTPGVSAMLFDALAKANINVRAIAQGCSEYNITVVLKQEDCVRALRAAHSRFFLSTTTLAVGIIGPGLIGGTLLNQLKDQAAVLKENMNIDLRVIGITGSSTMLLSDTGIDLTQWKELLRKEAEPADLANFVRHMSDNHVFPNKVLVDCTADTSIASHYYDWLKKGIHVITPNKKANSGPLDRYLKLRTLQRASYTHYFYEATVGAGLPIISTLRGLLETGDKILRIEGIFSGTLSYIFNNFEGTRTFSDVVAEAKEAGYTEPDPRDDLSGTDVARKVIILARESGLRLELSDIPVKSLVPEALASCSSADEFMQKLPSFDQDWAKQRSEAEAAGEVLRYVGVVDAVNQKGQVELRRYKRDHPFAQLSGSDNIIAFTTSRYKEQPLIVRGPGAGAEVTAGGVFCDILRLASSLGAPS, via the exons ATGCGGGGCCTCGCCGTCGCAAGCCCGctccctcccgccgccgcggccgcgcgccgctGGACCCGCGCGTCCTCCTCCGCCAG GGAAACGGGCTCACAATGTTGGAAGTATGACTTAACTCAAGAACGATCTTTGGGAGGCTCCCTAAG GATAGGCCAGTCTCAAGGAAGTTTGCACAAGCATCATTCGACAAATTTGCTCAGACCAGCTGCTG CAGCTATTTCAGTCGAACAAGATGAAGTTAATACATATCTTCCAAAAGGTGATATGTGGTCTGTGCACAAGTTTGGGGGAACCTGTATGGGAACGCCCCAAAGAATTCAGAGTGTCGCAGATATAGTGCTTGGTGATTCTTCTGAGAGAAAGCTGGTCATAGTTTCTGCAATGTCCAAAGTAACTGACATGATGTACAACCTTGTACATAAGGCTCAGTCAAGGGATGATTCATATATGATAGCACTGGAAGAAATTTTTGAGAAGCATATGGCTGCAGCAAAGGATCTTCTTGATGGGGAAGATCTTGCAAGATTTTTGTCTCAGTTGCACTCAGATGTCAGCAACTTGCGAGCAATGCTCAGTGCAATTTATATAG CTGGGCATGCGACAGAATCTTTCTCTGACTTTGTTGTCGGGCATGGAGAGTTGTGGTCCGCGCAGATGTTATCATATGCAATAAAGAAG TCTGGAGCACCATGCAGTTGGATGGATACAAGAGAAGTTCTAGTTGTAAAACCTAGTGGTTCTAATCAAGTAGACCCTGATTACTTAGAATCTGAGAAGCGGCTTCAGAAATGGTTTTCTCGACAACCAGCTGAGATAATAGTTGCTACAGGGTTCATTGCGAGTACTGCAGAAAACATACCTACGACTCTAAAAAGAGATGGAAGTGATTTCTCAGCAGCCATAATTGGTTCTCTTGTAAGGGCGCGCCAGGTCACTATCTGGACTGATGTTGATGGGGTATTTAGTGCGGATCCTAGAAAAG TTAGTGAGGCTGTGATCTTAAGCACGCTATCCTATCAGGAGGCCTGGGAAATG TCATATTTTGGCGCAAATGTGTTGCATCCACGCACCATTATACCTGTGATGAAAGACAACATCCCCATTGTTATTAGGAACATGTTCAATATCTCTGCCCCTGGAACCATGATTTGCAGGCAGCCTGCCAATGATAATGGCGATTTAGATGCTTGTGTCAAATCATTTGCTACTATTGATAACTTGGCCCTTGTCAATGTTGAAGG AACTGGAATGGCTGGTGTTCCAGGTACATCAAGTGCCATATTTAGTGCTGTCAAAGATGTTGGAGCTAATGTTATCATGATATCTCAG GCTAGCAGTGAACATTCCATATGCTTTGCTGTTCCAGAAAAGGAAGTTGCTGCAGTCTCTGCTGCCTTGCATGTTAAGTTTCGCGAGGCATTAGCAGCAGGGAGGTTATCTAAG GTTGAAGTTATTAAGGGTTGTAGcattcttgctgctgttggcttGAGGATGGCCAGCACTCCTGGAGTGAGTGCAATGCTTTTTGATGCGTTAGCAAAG GCAAACATTAATGTTCGAGCAATAGCTCAAGGGTGCAGTGAATACAATATTACTGTTGTATTGAAGCAAGAAGATTGTGTAAGGGCTCTGAGAGCTGCTCACTCAAGGTTCTTCCTCTCCACAACCACACTTGCTGTCGGAATCATTGGACCTGGTTTAATTGGTGGGACACTCCTTAACCAGCTGAAGGATCAG GCTGCTGTTCTCAAGGAAAATATGAACATTGATCTGCGTGTCATTGGAATAACTGGCTCAAGTACAATGCTTTTGAGTGACAC GGGAATAGATTTGACCCAGTGGAAAGAGCTTCTACGAAAGGAAGCAGAACCAGCTGATCTTGCTAATTTTGTTCGCCATATGTCTGATAATCATGTGTTTCCGAACAAGGTTTTGGTGGACTGCACAGCAGATACAAGTATAGCATCCCACTATTACGATTGGTTAAAGAAGGGTATTCATGTGATCACGCCGAATAAGAAAGCAAATTCTGGGCCACTTGATCGG TACCTGAAATTACGGACTCTGCAGCGTGCCTCCTACACTCATTACTTTTATGAAGCAACTGTTGGTGCTGGCCTGCCAATCATTAGCACTCTGCGAGGTCTTCTGGAGACGGGTGACAAGATACTGCGTATTGAGGGCATTTTTAG TGGAACATTGAGTTATATATTTAACAATTTTGAAGGAACAAGGACCTTTAGCGATGTTGTTGCTGAAGCCAAAGAAGCTGGATACACTGAACCTGATCCAAGGGATGATCTATCTGGAACTGATGTTGCCCGAAAG GTTATCATCTTGGCAAGGGAATCTGGTTTGAGGCTTGAACTTTCTGATATTCCCGTAAAGAGCCTTGTGCCAGAGGCACTTGCG TCATGCTCATCAGCAGATGAATTCATGCAAAAGCTACCATCCTTCGATCAGGACTGGGCCAAACAACGTAGCGAGGCAGAGGCTGCAGGCGAA GTCTTACGGTACGTCGGAGTCGTGGATGCGGTGAACCAGAAGGGACAAGTGGAGCTGCGTAGGTACAAGAGGGACCACCCGTTCGCACAGCTCTCCGGCTCCGACAACATCATCGCCTTCACCACGTCGAGGTACAAGGAGCAGCCGCTGATCGTGCGGGGGCCAGGTGCGGGCGCGGAGGTGACGGCCGGAGGCGTCTTCTGCGACATCCTGCGGTTGGCATCTTCCCTCGGCGCCCCCTCATAA